The following proteins come from a genomic window of Solwaraspora sp. WMMA2065:
- a CDS encoding prolyl oligopeptidase family serine peptidase: MESPEPAARTRGPVRGAPHVVTVGADGARVVFLRSTGPHDPAAGLWSFEVDSGEHRRIADPTILLGTEHAAGTGNTAGVGITRYATDPAARVAVFVLAGRLFRADLVTGDVIEVLVVGSVTDARPDPTGSRIAYVSDSDADPVGPAGATGGSGRDGSTHDGLSGNGPGGGPDRDGAGKLRIVHPDGRDVLLAGEDGDITWALPDPAAADFGRDRGYWWSPDGQSILAARSDRSRLPRWQYADPARPQRRARSRPYPMCGGPNAEVTLHLLDLDGGWVDVHWDRETYPYLVSVDWSDGGPLITVLRRLQQHGLVLSIDPRTGETQVHAELADPRWVEPIPGTPCHLSDGRVLVGGELAHDGYDARCLFADGTLLTPAALYVRRVVGRLPGRHTSPDLLIEASDGEPSEQHLYRVRTAASSGGLDAVRLTSSPGWHVAAVGGAVLAVGSATLDQPGVRWTIYRDDAELGVLRSLAATPAVTPRPTLQRVTDRRLPSGVLYPQSHVAGRRLPVLLQVHGGPGHQQVRAERAGWLARQWWADAGFAVVTVDNRGTPGIAPSFEKVVHRRLADVLLADQVDALTAIAEKHPDLDLGRVAVRGTGFGGWLAGLAALRRPDVFRAAVARDPVTDWALLRSGYAERFLGLPEEGGEIYPHHSLVEIAAEPVTGSDELRPLLLVHGLADGAVPVAHTLRLSAALLAAGRPHAVLPLAAGTDPDAATVLRAELAFVRQALGPLG, encoded by the coding sequence GTGGAATCTCCGGAGCCTGCCGCCCGTACCCGTGGACCCGTCCGGGGCGCCCCGCACGTGGTGACCGTGGGCGCCGACGGCGCCCGCGTGGTGTTCCTGCGCTCCACCGGCCCGCACGACCCGGCCGCCGGTCTCTGGTCGTTCGAGGTCGACAGCGGCGAGCACCGCCGGATCGCCGACCCGACAATCCTGCTCGGCACCGAACACGCCGCCGGCACCGGGAACACCGCCGGCGTCGGGATCACCCGGTACGCCACCGACCCGGCCGCCCGGGTCGCCGTCTTCGTCCTGGCCGGCCGACTGTTCCGGGCCGACCTGGTGACCGGCGACGTGATCGAGGTACTGGTGGTCGGCTCGGTCACCGATGCCCGGCCGGATCCGACCGGCAGCCGGATCGCGTACGTGTCGGACAGCGACGCGGACCCGGTCGGGCCGGCCGGCGCGACCGGCGGATCCGGCCGCGACGGATCGACCCATGACGGACTCAGCGGCAACGGGCCGGGCGGCGGCCCGGACCGCGACGGTGCCGGCAAGCTCCGGATCGTCCACCCGGACGGCCGTGACGTGCTGCTCGCCGGCGAGGACGGCGACATCACCTGGGCGCTGCCCGACCCGGCTGCGGCCGACTTCGGCCGGGACCGCGGCTACTGGTGGTCACCCGACGGCCAGAGCATCCTCGCCGCCCGGTCCGACCGGTCCCGGCTGCCCCGCTGGCAGTACGCCGATCCGGCGCGGCCCCAGCGGCGGGCCCGCAGCCGGCCGTACCCGATGTGCGGTGGTCCGAACGCCGAGGTGACCCTGCACCTGCTCGACCTCGACGGCGGCTGGGTCGACGTGCACTGGGACCGGGAAACCTACCCGTACCTGGTGTCGGTCGACTGGTCCGACGGCGGCCCACTGATCACCGTGCTGCGCCGGTTGCAGCAGCACGGTCTGGTGCTGTCCATCGACCCACGCACCGGCGAGACCCAGGTACACGCCGAGCTGGCCGACCCCCGGTGGGTGGAGCCGATCCCCGGCACTCCCTGCCACCTGTCCGACGGCCGGGTGCTGGTCGGCGGGGAACTCGCCCACGACGGGTACGACGCCCGCTGCCTGTTCGCCGACGGCACCCTGCTCACCCCGGCGGCGCTGTACGTACGCCGGGTGGTCGGCCGGCTGCCCGGCCGGCACACCAGCCCGGACCTGCTGATCGAGGCGAGTGACGGGGAACCCAGCGAACAGCACCTCTACCGGGTCCGCACCGCGGCCTCCTCGGGTGGCCTGGACGCGGTCCGGCTCACCAGCAGTCCCGGCTGGCATGTCGCCGCGGTCGGCGGTGCCGTACTGGCCGTCGGTTCGGCCACCCTGGACCAGCCCGGGGTGCGTTGGACGATCTACCGGGACGACGCCGAACTCGGCGTGCTGCGGAGCCTGGCGGCCACCCCGGCGGTGACTCCCCGGCCCACGCTGCAACGGGTAACCGACCGCCGGCTGCCGTCCGGTGTGCTGTACCCGCAGTCGCATGTCGCCGGCCGGCGGCTGCCGGTGCTGCTGCAGGTGCACGGCGGACCTGGCCACCAGCAGGTCCGAGCCGAGCGGGCAGGCTGGCTGGCCCGGCAATGGTGGGCCGACGCCGGCTTCGCCGTGGTCACCGTCGACAACCGGGGTACGCCGGGCATCGCGCCGAGTTTCGAGAAGGTGGTGCACCGGCGGCTGGCCGACGTGCTGCTCGCCGACCAGGTAGACGCGCTGACCGCGATCGCGGAGAAACATCCCGACCTCGACCTGGGCCGGGTGGCGGTGCGGGGCACCGGGTTCGGCGGCTGGCTGGCCGGGCTGGCCGCGCTGCGCCGTCCGGACGTGTTCCGGGCCGCCGTGGCGCGCGACCCGGTCACCGACTGGGCGTTGCTGCGCAGCGGGTACGCCGAACGGTTCCTCGGCCTGCCCGAGGAGGGCGGCGAGATCTATCCGCACCACAGCCTGGTGGAGATCGCCGCCGAACCGGTGACCGGCAGCGACGAGCTCCGCCCGCTGCTGCTGGTGCACGGGCTGGCCGACGGCGCCGTGCCGGTGGCGCACACCCTACGGTTGTCCGCCGCGTTGCTGGCCGCCGGCCGACCGCACGCGGTGCTGCCGTTGGCCGCCGGCACCGACCCGGACGCGGCCACCGTGCTGCGCGCCGAACTCGCCTTCGTCCGGCAAGCGTTGGGACCGCTCGGCTGA
- a CDS encoding TldD/PmbA family protein, with protein MTQFEVATAAVQAALDAGARYADARVMHRRYESMTARNGEIEALVQHSDAGLGVRALVGSSWGFYAVPDPSPAAARAAGGRAAKIAAASAQVPGPPIDLVPAGAGTASWASPCRVDPLSVPLPDKGDLLVSATRTMLDHGADLAEGLYQIWDTEKWFVSSEGHRIDQRIRECGAGLSATVIGDGETQRRSYPSHRGQYGTSGWELVNDLDLPAHAARIAEEARALLTAPACPAGETTLILGGEQMALQIHESVGHAIELDRILGWEAAFAGTSWLDLAQLGSLRYGSELMNVTIDPTIPGALGSFGFDDEGSPAVKRDAVRQGRWVGVLAGRDSAAVAGLDHGGSVRADGWSRLPMVRMTNVGLEPGPHTLDEMIAATDHGVLMDINRSWSIDDKRLNFQFGCEIGWEIRNGKLGRMLRNPTYTGIGPVFWRSMDMLSSESVAWGTPNCGKGQPGQVGHTGHPAAPARFTNVRVGVRG; from the coding sequence GTGACCCAGTTCGAGGTGGCGACGGCCGCCGTGCAGGCGGCACTCGACGCCGGCGCCCGGTACGCCGACGCGCGGGTGATGCACCGCCGTTATGAGTCAATGACCGCACGCAACGGTGAGATCGAGGCGCTGGTTCAGCACAGCGACGCCGGTCTCGGCGTCCGCGCACTGGTCGGTTCCAGTTGGGGCTTCTACGCCGTACCGGATCCGTCGCCGGCGGCGGCGCGGGCCGCCGGTGGTCGGGCGGCGAAGATCGCCGCGGCCAGCGCCCAGGTGCCAGGGCCGCCGATCGACCTGGTGCCGGCCGGGGCCGGCACCGCGAGCTGGGCCAGCCCGTGCCGGGTCGACCCGTTGTCGGTGCCGCTGCCGGACAAGGGCGATCTGCTGGTGTCGGCGACCCGCACGATGCTCGACCACGGCGCCGACCTGGCCGAAGGGCTGTACCAGATCTGGGACACCGAAAAGTGGTTCGTCTCCAGCGAGGGGCACCGGATCGACCAGCGGATCCGCGAGTGCGGTGCGGGGCTGTCCGCGACGGTGATCGGTGACGGGGAGACCCAGCGCCGTTCCTATCCGAGCCACCGCGGCCAGTACGGCACCAGCGGCTGGGAGCTGGTCAACGACCTGGACCTGCCGGCGCACGCCGCGCGGATCGCCGAGGAGGCACGGGCGCTGCTCACCGCGCCGGCCTGCCCGGCCGGGGAGACCACACTGATCCTCGGTGGGGAGCAGATGGCGTTGCAGATCCACGAGTCGGTCGGGCACGCCATCGAACTGGACCGGATCCTCGGCTGGGAGGCCGCCTTCGCCGGCACGTCCTGGCTGGACCTGGCCCAACTCGGCAGCCTGCGGTACGGATCCGAGCTGATGAACGTGACGATCGACCCGACCATCCCGGGCGCGTTGGGCAGTTTCGGGTTCGACGACGAGGGCAGCCCGGCGGTCAAGCGGGACGCGGTCCGGCAGGGCCGGTGGGTCGGCGTACTGGCCGGGCGGGACTCGGCCGCCGTCGCCGGCCTGGACCACGGCGGCAGCGTACGGGCGGACGGCTGGTCGCGGCTGCCGATGGTCCGGATGACCAACGTCGGGCTGGAGCCGGGGCCGCACACGTTGGACGAGATGATCGCGGCGACCGACCACGGGGTGCTGATGGACATCAACCGGTCCTGGTCGATCGACGACAAGCGGCTCAACTTCCAGTTCGGCTGTGAGATCGGCTGGGAGATCCGCAACGGCAAGTTGGGGCGGATGCTGCGCAACCCGACGTACACCGGAATCGGCCCGGTGTTCTGGCGGTCGATGGACATGTTGTCGTCGGAGAGCGTCGCCTGGGGGACGCCGAACTGCGGCAAGGGCCAGCCCGGTCAGGTCGGGCACACCGGGCATCCGGCGGCGCCGGCCCGGTTCACCAACGTCCGGGTGGGGGTACGCGGGTGA